From one Amycolatopsis sp. FDAARGOS 1241 genomic stretch:
- a CDS encoding FAD synthetase family protein → MAVGTFDGVHLGHARVIAGCETVLTFHPHPRSVVRPGDGPRLLTDATGKRKRLAALGVREVVVIPFDREWAAVDAATFVDEVLVGRLGAVRVAIGADFRFGARGTGDAETLRADRRFTTTVAEMVTVEEDIVSSSRIRDLVADGDVERAARLLGRPHTLPARVIGDGRLVFDPALAIPSPGRYTAVVDGSTTQVTVLADGVIESQRRREARPVEVAFLHRS, encoded by the coding sequence GTGGCGGTCGGCACCTTCGACGGTGTCCACCTGGGTCATGCGCGGGTGATCGCGGGCTGCGAGACCGTGCTGACCTTCCATCCGCACCCGCGGTCGGTAGTGCGACCAGGCGATGGGCCGCGACTGCTGACTGACGCGACCGGCAAGCGAAAGAGGCTCGCCGCGCTGGGTGTGCGGGAAGTCGTGGTCATCCCGTTCGACCGCGAGTGGGCGGCCGTGGACGCGGCCACGTTCGTCGACGAGGTGCTGGTCGGACGACTCGGAGCGGTCCGGGTGGCGATCGGGGCCGATTTCCGGTTCGGCGCACGTGGCACGGGCGATGCGGAAACCCTGCGGGCGGATCGGCGGTTCACCACCACGGTCGCGGAGATGGTGACAGTCGAGGAGGACATCGTGTCCTCGTCCCGCATCCGTGATCTCGTCGCCGACGGTGACGTCGAGCGGGCCGCACGGCTGCTCGGCCGGCCGCACACGCTGCCCGCCCGCGTGATCGGTGACGGCCGTCTGGTGTTCGATCCCGCTCTGGCGATTCCCAGCCCAGGTCGCTATACGGCGGTCGTCGACGGCTCGACGACCCAGGTGACCGTTCTCGCCGATGGTGTCATCGAATCGCAGCGGCGGCGCGAGGCGCGCCCGGTCGAGGTGGCCTTCCTCCACCGAAGCTGA
- a CDS encoding SDR family NAD(P)-dependent oxidoreductase has protein sequence MTGAGSGIGYVAAQLLVEEGAAVALLARDETAVKDAAVRLGDDTLAVPADVRDSESVAAAAGKAHAWHGRLDIVVTCAGPQIASAPLADTDHGVLGAALDTKLRRFVRVARAVLPKMTGGAIVDVAGATVHLLVPGAAVTGITNAAVVALTSYLAAEAAQRGVRVNAVSPGMTLTEGRLARHEAMAEERGLTADAVRTDMVDAPGIHLSRWARTEEIASAVAFLASADASYLTGQVLRVDGGLTKQVA, from the coding sequence GTGACCGGGGCCGGCAGCGGTATCGGGTACGTCGCGGCGCAGCTACTCGTCGAGGAGGGCGCCGCTGTCGCACTGCTCGCGCGGGACGAGACTGCCGTGAAGGACGCCGCGGTACGTCTGGGCGACGACACGCTGGCCGTACCCGCCGATGTGCGCGACAGCGAGTCCGTCGCCGCCGCAGCCGGCAAGGCGCACGCCTGGCACGGCCGGCTCGACATCGTCGTCACCTGCGCTGGACCCCAGATCGCGTCGGCGCCACTTGCCGACACCGACCACGGAGTGCTCGGGGCAGCGCTCGACACGAAACTTCGCCGTTTCGTTCGGGTCGCCCGAGCCGTTCTGCCCAAGATGACCGGTGGCGCGATCGTCGATGTTGCGGGAGCTACCGTGCACCTTCTGGTTCCGGGTGCCGCGGTCACCGGTATCACCAACGCGGCGGTCGTGGCTTTGACGAGCTACCTGGCGGCTGAAGCCGCGCAGCGCGGCGTCCGGGTCAATGCGGTGTCACCGGGGATGACTCTGACCGAAGGCCGGCTCGCGCGGCACGAGGCGATGGCCGAAGAACGAGGTCTGACTGCCGACGCGGTGCGCACCGACATGGTCGATGCGCCCGGAATTCACCTGAGCCGTTGGGCGCGCACCGAGGAGATCGCCTCCGCGGTCGCGTTCCTCGCCTCTGCCGACGCGTCCTACCTCACCGGTCAGGTGCTGCGCGTCGACGGTGGCCTGACGAAGCAGGTGGCCTGA
- a CDS encoding tautomerase family protein produces MPFIQITIAEGHDVSVKRDLLAAVSAAAADATGTPESAFRGWLVEVPDTAVMVGGTILHDTRHPRATP; encoded by the coding sequence ATGCCGTTCATCCAGATCACGATCGCCGAGGGACACGACGTGTCCGTGAAACGAGACCTGCTGGCCGCCGTGTCCGCGGCGGCCGCCGATGCCACCGGAACGCCGGAGAGCGCCTTCAGGGGCTGGCTCGTCGAGGTGCCGGACACCGCGGTCATGGTCGGTGGCACGATCCTGCACGACACCCGACACCCGCGAGCCACGCCATGA
- a CDS encoding maleylacetate reductase: MTAEFEYVGLPYRIVFGRGLLARVNAEVARLRRSRVLLLTGGGLAELGDRVENLLGPLCAARFDGAALHTPVSVTEEALRHLRASDADCVVAVGGGSTTGLSKALAARTGVDQIILPTTYAGSEVTPVLGETAGGKKTTRSTPSVLPETVIYDVELSRGLPVPIAVTSAVNALAHAIEALYSAQANPIVDGWALDAISGIGKGLRHVIGEPTNVEVRSDLLRGAWLAGMCLASVGMGLHHKLCHVLGGSFGLPHAITHTVILPHVMRYNSSATSEVMWRIGGALDVPDAPAGVFDLIKQADGPTSLRELGFDFGSLSEVADQVIASPYPNPKPLTREGILGLLTQAWYGVRPARGTRGH, translated from the coding sequence ATGACGGCCGAGTTCGAGTACGTCGGCCTGCCGTACCGCATCGTCTTCGGCCGGGGGCTGCTGGCAAGGGTCAACGCGGAGGTTGCCCGGCTGCGCCGGTCCCGCGTGCTGCTTCTGACCGGCGGTGGTCTCGCGGAGCTCGGCGACCGGGTCGAGAACCTGCTCGGCCCACTGTGCGCCGCCCGGTTCGACGGCGCCGCTCTGCACACCCCGGTCAGCGTGACCGAGGAGGCACTGAGGCACTTGCGAGCAAGCGACGCCGACTGCGTGGTCGCGGTCGGCGGGGGCTCGACGACAGGCCTGTCGAAGGCGCTGGCCGCGCGGACTGGCGTCGACCAGATCATTCTCCCGACGACCTACGCGGGCTCCGAGGTCACCCCGGTGCTGGGCGAGACCGCGGGCGGGAAGAAGACCACCCGGTCAACGCCGTCGGTTCTGCCCGAAACGGTGATCTACGACGTCGAGTTGTCCCGCGGGCTGCCCGTGCCGATCGCGGTCACCAGCGCGGTCAACGCGCTTGCGCACGCGATCGAGGCGCTGTATTCGGCCCAGGCCAACCCGATCGTCGACGGATGGGCGCTGGACGCGATCTCGGGCATCGGGAAGGGACTGAGACACGTCATCGGCGAGCCCACCAACGTCGAGGTGCGGTCGGACCTGCTCCGGGGCGCATGGCTGGCCGGAATGTGCCTGGCGTCGGTCGGAATGGGCCTTCACCACAAACTGTGCCATGTGCTGGGTGGCAGCTTCGGCCTACCGCATGCGATCACGCACACCGTGATCCTCCCGCATGTGATGCGCTACAACTCATCGGCCACGTCGGAAGTGATGTGGCGGATAGGCGGGGCCCTGGACGTGCCCGATGCACCGGCCGGCGTGTTCGACCTGATCAAGCAGGCAGATGGTCCGACGAGCCTGCGTGAGCTCGGGTTCGACTTCGGAAGCCTCAGTGAGGTGGCGGACCAGGTGATCGCCTCGCCGTATCCGAATCCGAAGCCGCTGACCAGGGAGGGGATCTTGGGGCTACTCACCCAAGCCTGGTACGGCGTTCGACCGGCCAGGGGAACGCGCGGCCATTGA
- a CDS encoding DUF421 domain-containing protein — translation MPALSEIWAITPGGVIAVALTTVVMYGVFLVLVRVMGRRSLAAMAPHDVAGIMAFGAVLGRTALLSVPTLAGGVVAMVTLFVLQRLLALAQKTRPFGASLRHEPVLLMAGSDVRHADLLRARVTHDELRQRLRLAGITRLDDVAWVVLEANGQMSVARRGSTPDPFLVEDIPGYTEERFP, via the coding sequence ATGCCCGCATTGTCTGAAATCTGGGCGATTACCCCAGGAGGAGTGATCGCGGTCGCGCTCACGACGGTCGTGATGTACGGGGTCTTCCTTGTGCTGGTACGAGTCATGGGGCGGCGCAGTTTGGCTGCCATGGCGCCTCATGATGTCGCCGGCATCATGGCCTTCGGCGCAGTGCTCGGCAGGACCGCACTACTGAGTGTGCCGACTCTCGCCGGCGGTGTTGTCGCCATGGTGACCTTGTTCGTGCTGCAGCGGTTGCTGGCACTTGCGCAGAAGACTCGGCCGTTCGGCGCGTCGCTGCGGCACGAGCCGGTTCTGCTCATGGCTGGGTCGGATGTCCGTCACGCTGACTTGCTCCGCGCCCGGGTGACACACGACGAACTGCGCCAGCGCCTTCGGCTGGCCGGTATAACGCGCCTTGACGACGTCGCCTGGGTCGTACTCGAGGCGAACGGTCAGATGAGCGTGGCCCGACGGGGCTCCACGCCAGATCCATTCCTGGTCGAAGACATTCCTGGATACACCGAAGAGAGGTTTCCATGA
- a CDS encoding protease pro-enzyme activation domain-containing protein codes for MTALRQQADYPRMTEQNFVAVPGSSRAALADAQVVGPLGAEQRITATLVLRRRSTLPTELVEGPGTLTRQELADRHGADPADIDAVTAALTAAGLEIVRTEPGSRRIVVAGSASAMTAAFGVELNVVRSNDPVADGMIEHRARSGELSVPAALDGIVVAVLGLDNRPQARPHMRVQGLHAHAGAQKSYTPDKLAAVYKFPAGTDGDGETLAILELGGGFTTKDVNTYFQDLGIDTPSVTEVLVDGGENSPSGDPNSADGEVLLDIEVAGALAPKAKQVVYFAPNTDQGFVDALSAAVHADPTPTAVSISWGASEDQWTSQARIAFDDALADAAALGVTVTAAAGDNGSSDGQADGSPHADFPASSPHVLACGGTNLNADARGTVSSETVWNNGDGGGATGGGVSDSFERPAYQTGAGVPKPPRGGKNDGRGVPDVAGDADPASGYEVLVDGRRMVIGGTSAVSPLWAALVCRLVQSLERPLGLIQTELYAGVTPGQVQPGFRDITEGDNGDYRAGPGWDACTGLGVPDGEALLAALSHRGSDGVRG; via the coding sequence TTGACCGCCCTGCGACAGCAAGCGGACTATCCGAGAATGACCGAGCAAAATTTCGTGGCGGTGCCGGGCAGTTCACGCGCCGCGCTGGCGGATGCACAGGTCGTCGGACCACTGGGGGCCGAACAGCGGATCACCGCTACCCTGGTCCTGCGGCGACGGTCCACACTTCCGACCGAACTCGTCGAAGGGCCGGGAACCCTGACCCGGCAGGAACTTGCCGACCGGCACGGCGCCGACCCGGCGGATATCGATGCGGTCACGGCGGCGCTCACCGCGGCCGGGCTGGAGATCGTGCGGACCGAGCCCGGTTCGCGACGGATCGTCGTGGCCGGGTCGGCGTCGGCGATGACCGCCGCGTTCGGTGTCGAGCTGAACGTGGTGCGCAGCAACGATCCGGTCGCGGACGGGATGATCGAGCACCGGGCGAGGTCCGGCGAGCTGAGCGTACCCGCCGCACTTGACGGGATCGTGGTCGCGGTGCTGGGTCTCGACAACCGTCCGCAGGCCCGCCCGCATATGCGGGTGCAGGGACTGCACGCACACGCGGGGGCGCAGAAGTCGTACACCCCGGACAAGCTCGCCGCGGTGTACAAGTTCCCTGCCGGGACCGACGGCGACGGCGAGACCCTCGCGATCCTGGAACTCGGCGGCGGATTCACCACCAAGGACGTGAACACCTATTTCCAGGACCTGGGCATCGACACCCCCTCGGTGACCGAAGTTCTCGTCGATGGCGGAGAGAATTCTCCGTCGGGCGACCCGAATTCGGCCGACGGCGAGGTGTTGCTGGATATCGAGGTGGCCGGTGCGCTCGCGCCGAAGGCCAAGCAAGTGGTCTATTTCGCGCCGAACACCGACCAGGGATTCGTCGACGCGCTGAGCGCCGCCGTGCACGCCGACCCGACACCGACCGCAGTCAGCATCAGCTGGGGTGCCAGCGAGGACCAGTGGACATCACAGGCGCGCATCGCATTCGATGACGCGCTCGCCGACGCGGCGGCGCTGGGGGTCACGGTCACCGCGGCGGCCGGCGACAACGGCAGCTCGGACGGGCAGGCGGACGGCAGTCCGCACGCGGACTTCCCGGCGTCCAGCCCGCACGTGCTGGCCTGCGGCGGCACCAACCTGAACGCCGATGCCCGCGGCACGGTGAGCTCGGAAACGGTGTGGAACAACGGAGACGGCGGCGGAGCGACCGGTGGCGGGGTGAGTGATTCCTTCGAGCGACCGGCGTATCAGACCGGCGCGGGCGTGCCGAAACCTCCGCGCGGCGGGAAGAACGACGGGCGCGGGGTGCCGGATGTGGCCGGCGACGCCGACCCGGCCAGCGGGTACGAGGTACTGGTGGACGGCAGGAGGATGGTGATCGGCGGTACCAGCGCGGTGTCCCCGCTGTGGGCGGCGCTGGTGTGCCGGCTGGTCCAGTCGCTCGAGCGACCGTTGGGGCTGATCCAGACCGAGTTGTACGCCGGCGTGACGCCCGGTCAGGTACAGCCGGGGTTCCGGGACATCACCGAAGGCGACAACGGCGACTACCGGGCCGGGCCCGGCTGGGACGCCTGCACCGGGCTCGGCGTCCCGGACGGCGAAGCGCTGCTGGCCGCTTTGTCGCACCGCGGATCGGACGGAGTCAGGGGGTAA
- a CDS encoding helix-turn-helix transcriptional regulator, whose protein sequence is MSDAQPSWARRIRSMREARGWSQAEAAEQMRRHSDKTLPDADHLLRRWKAWELGENKPGGHYAPLIAATLNTATQALFPPEQAPSNSVELLTATGMDTLEIVSRLQASDVNDATLEAVRITVDRLCSEYARQPPFELITEGRQWLRRLVEMQEQRLNFRQRRDTLELAGWLALLVGCLEYDLGDRRAAEATRQAALSLGKEVGSPGIMGWAHEMTAWFALTAGDYRGVLAAGRAGEQVSGTHSVSVQLIAQQAKAYARMGMHAEMNTTLERGRVALDKLEYPANIDNHFVVDPSKYDFYAMDCYRHVGEDRLARELSDEVIRVSSGFQDQDRWPMRIAEAQITLGVAAAREGDLDGAVVYGRRALTNGRKSLPSLTMVSQDLSTVLRERYSGEAAAGDFLNELREIQRPA, encoded by the coding sequence ATGAGCGACGCTCAACCGAGCTGGGCCCGACGCATTCGCAGCATGCGTGAGGCCCGCGGCTGGTCGCAGGCTGAGGCAGCCGAGCAGATGCGCCGCCACTCCGACAAGACACTTCCCGACGCGGATCACCTACTCCGCCGGTGGAAGGCATGGGAACTCGGCGAGAACAAGCCCGGCGGCCATTACGCCCCGCTCATCGCCGCCACTCTCAACACGGCAACCCAAGCGCTCTTCCCCCCTGAGCAGGCGCCCAGCAACTCCGTCGAGCTGCTGACTGCAACGGGCATGGACACGCTCGAAATCGTCAGCCGACTTCAGGCGTCTGACGTAAACGACGCAACCCTTGAGGCGGTCCGGATCACCGTTGACCGCCTGTGCTCGGAGTACGCCCGCCAACCCCCGTTCGAGCTGATCACCGAAGGGCGCCAGTGGCTTCGCCGACTGGTGGAGATGCAGGAACAGCGACTCAACTTCCGCCAGCGCCGCGACACCCTCGAACTCGCCGGCTGGCTCGCCCTCCTTGTTGGCTGCCTCGAGTACGACCTGGGCGACCGACGAGCAGCCGAGGCGACTCGACAGGCCGCGTTGAGCCTGGGCAAGGAGGTCGGCAGCCCCGGCATCATGGGTTGGGCGCACGAGATGACGGCCTGGTTCGCGCTCACCGCGGGCGACTATCGCGGCGTACTGGCAGCTGGTCGGGCTGGCGAGCAGGTCTCCGGGACACACAGCGTGTCGGTCCAGCTGATTGCACAGCAGGCGAAGGCGTACGCCCGGATGGGCATGCACGCCGAGATGAACACGACACTCGAGCGCGGCCGCGTAGCGCTCGACAAGCTCGAATATCCCGCAAACATCGACAACCACTTCGTCGTCGATCCGTCCAAGTACGACTTTTACGCGATGGACTGTTACCGCCACGTCGGCGAGGACCGCCTCGCGCGCGAACTATCCGATGAAGTCATCCGCGTCAGCTCCGGCTTCCAAGACCAGGATCGTTGGCCGATGCGCATCGCTGAAGCTCAGATCACACTCGGCGTAGCTGCGGCTCGCGAGGGAGATCTCGACGGAGCTGTGGTGTATGGACGTCGGGCGCTGACCAACGGACGCAAGTCGTTGCCGTCGCTGACCATGGTCTCTCAGGACCTATCGACCGTGCTACGTGAGCGATACTCAGGCGAGGCCGCCGCCGGCGACTTCCTCAACGAGTTGCGCGAGATCCAGCGACCGGCGTGA
- a CDS encoding GntR family transcriptional regulator, with amino-acid sequence MGQPDLSRPRPPYVQVADALLNAIREGRYAPGAALPSYKALANEYGVAVGTAQSAVGRLREQGIVVTRHGAGSIVRPDLDPADLNIAGRDVGPWPEVLRSLQEITDRLKAIEAKIDERR; translated from the coding sequence ATGGGACAACCCGACCTGAGCCGCCCCAGACCGCCGTACGTGCAAGTTGCGGACGCGCTGCTCAACGCGATCCGTGAAGGGCGATACGCGCCCGGCGCTGCTTTGCCGAGCTACAAGGCGTTGGCCAATGAGTACGGAGTCGCCGTCGGGACGGCTCAGAGCGCCGTTGGACGGCTGCGCGAGCAGGGAATTGTCGTGACACGCCACGGCGCCGGCTCGATCGTCCGACCCGACCTCGACCCCGCAGATCTCAACATCGCCGGTCGCGACGTCGGCCCGTGGCCGGAAGTGCTCCGCTCCCTGCAGGAGATCACGGACCGACTCAAGGCAATCGAGGCCAAGATTGACGAGAGGCGCTGA
- a CDS encoding helix-turn-helix domain-containing protein, with translation MQVERTRLYRVRAVADELDVSVATIYRAVESGVLRAIRLGTGKGAVRIWGHAIEDYLAACESAAVTRADHDQQDQCEAVSAGGAA, from the coding sequence ATGCAGGTTGAGCGTACCCGGCTGTACCGGGTTCGAGCGGTCGCGGACGAACTCGACGTCTCGGTGGCCACGATCTACAGGGCGGTGGAGTCGGGCGTGCTGCGTGCGATCCGGCTGGGCACCGGCAAGGGCGCGGTTCGGATCTGGGGCCACGCGATCGAGGACTACCTGGCGGCGTGCGAGTCGGCCGCGGTGACGCGCGCAGACCACGACCAGCAGGACCAGTGCGAGGCCGTCTCCGCGGGGGGTGCGGCCTGA
- a CDS encoding type IV secretory system conjugative DNA transfer family protein encodes MRTFKAFLISAVLIASGVLASEWHVKVAAIWPWLVTVGVAAGVLGLAELMKGNAARVVTVAAGLVGLSLWFLGWVPAETPGYGVWPWGLILGSPVLLVAAFLGVRGRGGSRGLIGRWSRRSRRNGGVASRWQIWRVASKHAMRRKAKVLKPSLRKEMWWTRRQTPVLQYATPIARVGRQRIWSPVEDVTLRFGGPRSGKTGELACRILDAPGAVIATSTRTDLIDLTSKLREQRNGPTFVFNPSALGKLESTITFDPLTGCENPVTATHRAADMLPADGGDSEREHWIAQARRALATLMHAAALGELTMSDVAAWVADPAESADEVLRLLRRSPEASFEAAAQQFLTTNDRTRSSITTTIMPALAWLTDPNAKAAATGGAFDVAELLDSRATVYMLGAEEGHTAPLLAALTSHLAREARRIASESLGGRLDPALTLVLDEAALVAPVPLDKWTADMGGRNVTIHMGAQSRAQLRQRWGDTGCAAIMTNSATVLILAGARDGDDLQAYSLLTADRHEMVESEDADGHITGRTPQRVPVLSPGQIAQLPELHAVVVRRGMPAAIGQLQMAWKRGDVKAVERRERWDEFSGRWEQRRDEWAVRFAAFVDLLADKVEPWLARLEDWHAARKAAKANVAIPAQDHTEPVLAKVVRLDVADSAPVVVRRGDAPEEEPLAVLDAELEAEAGEWTETGADATDERGEQR; translated from the coding sequence ATGCGGACGTTCAAGGCGTTTCTGATTTCGGCGGTGCTGATCGCTTCGGGCGTGCTCGCGAGTGAGTGGCACGTGAAGGTGGCGGCGATCTGGCCGTGGCTGGTGACCGTCGGCGTGGCTGCGGGAGTGCTGGGCTTGGCCGAGTTGATGAAGGGCAACGCGGCCCGGGTGGTGACGGTGGCGGCCGGGCTGGTGGGGCTGTCGCTGTGGTTCCTCGGTTGGGTGCCGGCGGAGACGCCGGGCTACGGCGTGTGGCCGTGGGGCCTGATCCTTGGCAGCCCGGTGTTGCTGGTCGCGGCGTTCCTGGGCGTGCGCGGCCGGGGTGGTTCGCGTGGCCTGATCGGCCGCTGGTCGCGGCGTTCGCGCCGCAACGGTGGTGTGGCGTCGCGTTGGCAGATCTGGCGGGTCGCGTCGAAGCACGCGATGCGCCGCAAGGCGAAGGTCCTCAAGCCGAGCCTGCGCAAGGAGATGTGGTGGACCCGCCGGCAGACGCCGGTGCTGCAGTACGCCACGCCGATCGCCCGCGTCGGGCGTCAGCGGATCTGGTCGCCGGTGGAGGACGTGACGCTGCGCTTCGGTGGTCCGCGTTCGGGCAAGACGGGGGAGCTGGCGTGCCGGATTCTGGACGCGCCGGGAGCGGTGATCGCGACCTCCACGCGGACGGACCTGATCGACCTCACGTCGAAGCTGCGCGAGCAGCGCAACGGCCCGACGTTCGTGTTCAATCCCTCTGCGCTCGGCAAGTTGGAGTCGACGATCACGTTCGACCCGCTGACCGGGTGCGAGAACCCGGTGACGGCCACGCACCGCGCCGCGGACATGCTCCCGGCTGACGGCGGGGACTCCGAGCGGGAGCACTGGATCGCTCAGGCCCGTCGTGCGCTGGCCACGCTGATGCACGCCGCGGCTCTCGGTGAGCTGACCATGAGCGATGTAGCCGCGTGGGTCGCGGACCCGGCGGAGTCGGCCGATGAGGTGCTGCGCCTGCTGCGCCGTTCGCCGGAGGCGTCGTTCGAGGCGGCGGCCCAGCAGTTCCTGACCACGAACGACCGCACCCGTTCGTCGATCACGACGACGATCATGCCTGCGCTGGCGTGGCTGACCGACCCGAACGCGAAGGCCGCTGCGACCGGTGGGGCGTTCGATGTGGCCGAGCTGCTCGACTCGCGCGCCACGGTCTACATGCTCGGCGCCGAGGAGGGGCACACGGCGCCGCTGTTGGCCGCGCTGACCTCGCACCTGGCGCGGGAGGCCCGGCGCATCGCGTCGGAGTCGCTCGGTGGGCGGCTGGACCCGGCGCTGACGCTGGTCCTTGATGAGGCCGCATTGGTGGCTCCCGTGCCGCTGGACAAGTGGACCGCGGACATGGGTGGCCGCAACGTGACCATCCACATGGGCGCGCAGTCACGGGCGCAGCTGCGCCAGCGCTGGGGCGACACCGGCTGCGCGGCGATCATGACGAACTCGGCGACCGTGCTGATCCTCGCCGGCGCCCGCGACGGCGACGACTTGCAGGCGTACTCGCTGCTCACGGCGGACCGCCACGAGATGGTCGAGTCCGAGGACGCCGACGGCCACATCACGGGCCGGACGCCTCAGCGGGTGCCGGTGCTCTCGCCCGGGCAGATCGCGCAGCTGCCGGAGCTGCACGCGGTGGTCGTGCGCCGGGGGATGCCCGCGGCGATCGGGCAGCTGCAAATGGCGTGGAAGCGCGGCGACGTGAAAGCCGTGGAGCGCCGCGAACGCTGGGATGAGTTCTCCGGACGCTGGGAGCAGCGCCGCGACGAGTGGGCCGTGCGGTTCGCCGCGTTCGTCGACCTGCTCGCCGACAAGGTCGAACCCTGGCTGGCCCGACTCGAGGACTGGCACGCCGCCCGCAAGGCCGCCAAGGCCAACGTCGCGATCCCCGCCCAGGACCACACCGAGCCGGTGCTCGCGAAGGTTGTCCGGCTCGACGTCGCCGACTCCGCGCCGGTGGTCGTCCGGCGCGGCGACGCGCCGGAGGAGGAGCCGCTGGCGGTGCTGGACGCCGAGCTGGAGGCCGAGGCCGGCGAGTGGACCGAGACCGGCGCAGACGCCACCGACGAGCGTGGTGAGCAGCGATGA
- a CDS encoding SsgA family sporulation/cell division regulator, producing MSTLTTRLPALLQTGHATISASYDASEPYAIAFGFDAVQPGLEWMVSRELLADALIYGTAGEGDLKVTARGDLVVLGLSSPDGTGTVVLRRDDVDTLVVATHRIVPPGQESEHLDWSDTADFPGVSQ from the coding sequence ATGAGCACCTTGACCACGCGACTTCCCGCCCTGCTCCAGACCGGCCACGCCACAATCTCGGCCAGCTACGACGCGAGCGAGCCCTACGCGATCGCGTTCGGGTTCGACGCAGTACAGCCCGGCCTGGAGTGGATGGTCAGCCGAGAACTGCTGGCCGACGCCCTGATCTACGGCACGGCCGGCGAGGGCGACCTGAAGGTCACCGCCCGCGGCGACCTGGTCGTGCTCGGCCTGTCCAGCCCCGACGGCACCGGAACTGTGGTGCTGCGCCGCGATGACGTCGACACCCTCGTGGTCGCGACCCACCGGATCGTGCCGCCCGGCCAGGAGTCCGAGCACCTGGACTGGTCCGACACTGCGGACTTCCCGGGGGTGAGCCAGTGA
- a CDS encoding RNA polymerase sigma factor: MSTAANERLNARGYATGLGALSETEARTLITRVAAGDRDAWGQLYEHGRSSVAAYLSRRMPEQADVDDVVHDTFVRLPEMAKDFMPDDVGEVGAWLCGRVARYTLTDYGHRRFRHRAAAAETFLASQIAPPESVEERESRPLSDRMLHALAQLPDAQRKSMQLRYLDNLSRADAAREAGCSPNTVADQCVKARKQLRAQLADLAPTARSWLDALSKKEAVHEAFAAVGEDDVPKVMAWLQDNGVQVTHSYVCGIRKGRYGAAPAGVAADAGQPTRPKPSVKRDRARSVAQQHQDSHGRLPTSEQLAELAGVSSTTAQKALSDIRAELAGVEPLAAVPAPRAAEPERPVDRAAASRRQTDAALTAAASAVQQLRAAPELRADETERERSQQVASWQADDAASADRDALDLAS; the protein is encoded by the coding sequence ATGAGCACTGCCGCCAACGAGCGGTTGAACGCACGCGGCTACGCGACCGGGCTGGGCGCGCTCAGTGAGACCGAGGCACGGACGCTGATCACGCGTGTGGCCGCCGGGGACCGGGATGCGTGGGGGCAGCTGTACGAGCACGGACGATCGTCCGTGGCCGCGTACCTGTCGCGACGGATGCCGGAACAGGCTGATGTCGACGACGTCGTGCACGACACGTTCGTGCGACTGCCGGAGATGGCGAAGGACTTCATGCCGGACGATGTTGGCGAGGTCGGCGCCTGGTTGTGTGGCCGGGTCGCTCGGTACACGTTGACCGACTACGGGCACCGGCGGTTCCGGCACCGCGCGGCAGCTGCAGAGACCTTCCTTGCTTCGCAGATCGCGCCGCCGGAGTCAGTGGAGGAACGGGAGTCCCGGCCGCTGTCGGATCGGATGCTGCACGCGCTGGCGCAGTTGCCGGACGCGCAGCGCAAGAGCATGCAGTTGCGGTATCTCGACAACCTGTCGAGGGCCGATGCCGCGCGGGAGGCCGGGTGCAGCCCCAACACCGTGGCGGACCAGTGCGTGAAGGCGCGTAAGCAGCTGCGTGCGCAACTGGCGGATCTGGCGCCGACGGCTCGCTCGTGGCTGGACGCGCTCAGCAAAAAGGAAGCGGTACACGAGGCGTTCGCCGCGGTGGGCGAGGACGACGTGCCCAAGGTGATGGCTTGGCTGCAGGACAACGGTGTCCAAGTGACGCACTCCTACGTGTGCGGCATCCGTAAAGGCCGGTACGGAGCGGCCCCGGCTGGGGTCGCCGCCGATGCCGGGCAGCCGACGCGGCCCAAGCCATCGGTGAAGCGCGACCGTGCGCGCTCGGTTGCGCAGCAGCACCAGGACTCCCACGGTCGCCTGCCGACGAGCGAGCAATTGGCTGAGCTCGCTGGGGTGAGCTCGACCACCGCACAGAAAGCGCTGAGCGACATCCGCGCCGAGCTTGCTGGGGTCGAGCCGCTGGCTGCGGTTCCCGCACCGCGTGCGGCCGAGCCAGAACGGCCCGTGGACCGGGCAGCGGCGTCCCGGCGGCAGACGGACGCGGCGCTGACCGCAGCAGCGTCGGCGGTGCAGCAGCTGCGAGCAGCACCCGAGTTGCGGGCCGACGAGACCGAGCGCGAGCGGTCGCAGCAGGTCGCCAGTTGGCAGGCCGACGACGCCGCTTCCGCAGACCGGGACGCGCTGGACCTCGCGTCGTGA